The DNA segment CCCCAAGGTGAGGGAACCGCCCGTCCCCACATGGAAATGCCGCGAGGTGTTGTTGCCATCAACCGTCAGGCCACCGGGCAGGCTGCTGGCATCGACGGTGACGGCGGACTGGACGGCCATGTCGCCGCCGGGATGGGTGAGGGTGATGGTCTGCCCGGAGAGGCTGGGCGCGAAGACGACCAGGCTGTCTGCCGGGGAGTGCGCCACCGCCTCACGCAGCGACACGCCCGTTCCGCCGCCAGCCGCGGGAACCAGCGAGCCGTTGTCCTCGTCCGCCGCAGTGGTGACGACGGTTCTTCTGAGATTGTTCCAGGTGGTGGCGACGACCAGATCATCCCACAGGACGGGGGTTCCACCGCCACTGGAGAGACGCACGGCGGTGCTCCAGAAGCCCGCGTTGAAGGAACGGGTCGCCAGCGGCGCAGGCTCTGCGGCATTGATGTCAGGGTTGAGGAACAGACTGGCCGTGCCGGTGGTGCCGTTGCCGAAGTCGAGCTTCGCCACCAGGGTATAGGTGGTGTCCAGTTGGATGACCGTGGCGCCATTCGTGGTTCCCGTGCCCGGTTCCCCGATGCCGAAAGTCATGCTGTCCGGGAGCTTGCCGAAGATGACCCGTTCCGTTCCGAAGTCGAGGGAAGCAAGGCCGATGAACGACTCCTGCGGGATGCTGGGACCGGTGGTGAAGGTGACGCGGAAATAGACCGTATGCTGGCCGAAGGAAACCGTGCCATTGTCGAACGCGCTGATGGCGCCCAGCCCGTCAGCGCGGTCGATGTCCACCGTATTGCCCTCACCGGGACCGTTGTATTCGCGCTTCACGGCACTGTTCCGCGTGACGAGCCGCCCTCCGGCAACAGTGGGCGACGCCTCTGTGTTATCCCAGTCGGAGGTGCCCGCCGTGCGCACCGCCGGAGCGCGGTTCCGCCAGTTCCAGAATGTGCCTCCATCTTGCCCGGCGATGGTGCCGTCAGGGTAGTCGAACTGGTCCACACCGATGACGATGGCATGGCCCGGCCCTGCGGCGGTGAGGATCAATGCGATGGCCGGAGAAAGACATGGAAAGCGCATGGCGTGCCGGGGCGTGGGGGGCTGAAGGACACCGTCAACCTGTGTCCGTAGTGGACAAAATGGCAGTTCCATCCGCGTCCGGCGAGCGGATTCTGTTGCATGTCCGGGCCTCCGGCGGACGCCCCTCAGTATTTGGCGAGGCGGAAAAATTCGGGACCGGCGCCCGTTGTGCCGTGAATTTCCCAGAAGCCGCCATTTTCTCCGGCCGTCGCCGTATGGGACGTCCATGGCCCGCCCGGATTGTCGGCCCGCTCAAGGGTCCAGCCTTCGCTGCCGGCGACGGGCCATGTCAATGCCAATGCCCCTCCGTTGGTCCGGATCGACAACTGCGGATTGGCGGTCCGCCGGGTGATGACAAGCTGCGGTCGGTAACCTTCAACCCACATGGAGGCGAAGGTCACGTTCAGTGAGGGCGTCATCCGGTCCGTCAGCGGGGCGAGGAAAATGCCATGGTTCGGATAGCTGCCGGACGCCCATCCCACCGTGGTCGGGGTGATATCATATTGCATCCACTGGTTCGTGGAGGACTCCAGAACTGGAAAGCTGCCGAGGTGGTCGGCGGATTGGAACGTCGGCCACTTCGGGGTGGTGGCGGTGACGGCCCATGCGACCGCCTGCCGGTGCACATGCACATCCCCCGGGTAGAGCGATCCATATCTGGGGTCCGGGGGAAGGACAAATAAGCTCAATACGGCGGAACCGATCTCCGATGCAGGAAATGGCAGCGAGGAAAGGTCGAACTGAATGAGCGATTTCTGGGAATGCAGCGTCGAATGATGTGGCGGGGTCGAACTCACACCCAGCGAAAACGTGGTGCTGGTCGGGTTACCGTCCCCGGGGTATGAATAGACGTCCGAATCCTGGACGGGGGTGAGCGTAATGGTTTCGGCAATGGCGGTGGTGGCTGCGGCGAGAAGCAGGGCGATGATCCGTTTCATGGTCAGAAGGTCTTGGTTAGGGAGATGCTGAAGTTGCGCCCGGGTGCGGTGGACCGCTCGCTGACGGAGTTCCCGCCAAGGTGCCCGCCACCACGCCGCACAGAACCCCAGGACCAGTATTTCTCGTCGAAGATGTTGTTCAGCCCCGCATGGATGATGACGGTGTCCGCAGGTCGCCAGTAGGCGGAAAGATCCAGCGTGAACCAGGCTGGCGGACGATAAAAATCGCCCTGGTTCGTGTTGTCATCCACCCGTGTCACCTCGTCGGTGTAGACACCCGTGAGTCTCGCACCGAACCTCCCGGCCGGGTCGTCATAACCGATGGATGCCACGGATTTCCACGGTTCCACCGTATTGAGCCAGGTGCTGTCGGAGCGATTGATACCCACGCTCTTTCCCGTGCTCAGACCGACCTGCCAACCCTCCGCCTGGCTCCACCATTGGCCGAGGTTCCACAGCCCGCCCAGCTCGAAGCCATAGATATCCGCGCGCCCACGGTTCACGGTGGTGAGGATGTCGCGCCCGTCATCCGTCAGGTCCCCGGTACGGTGGCCGTTCTCGATGAAGTCATCGTAACGGGTGTGGAAGGCGGATGCCTGGAACCTCCCTACATCGCTGTCCGTCTTCACGCCGATCTCGAAGGCATCGCTCTTCTCCTCCTTCAACTTGGAATTCGGCAGAGTCATCGACCCCGCGGGATTGCTCCCGTCCGGCGGGTGGTCGAAGACCATCGAAAGCTCCTCCGCAGTGGGGTTTCTCACGCCGTGTGCATAGGTTGCATACCACTGGACCGTCTCGCGCGGTTTCCAGGAAACGGTCAGGCGTGGGGAGATGGCCAGGTTGTCATAGTCCTCCGGCGGCGCGTAGCCATAGTTGCCCAGGGAGTTCAGGCGGTCCAGATACCCTTGGCTCGGTCGTGGCTTGATGCTCTGCCAGTCGAACCGGACACCGGGCGTGAAGCTCCATTGGTCGCCGATGCGGAACTCATCCTGGACAAAAACGCCTGCCCGGAGCGTCTCCGTGGGGGAGAACGAAACGCGGTCCGATGGCAGATTGTTGTTGATGCGGAAAAAGCGGTTCTCGTTTTCCTCGAACGAGAGGTCGATGCCCATCAGGAGCTGCTGGACGACGCGGCCGCCCTGCCCAAGCTCCTTCATTGCGGTGGTGGTGAGACCCAGGACATCCGTGTCGAACTCGATGGACTGCTGGCGGGTGATGGATGTGCCCGGGATGGGCACGCCGCCGATGACGATGGGTTTCGAGGCCGACCTGCTGTCACTGGTGCTGGAGGACTGCTGCCAGTAGCCGTGAACCTTCACCTCGTCCAGCCACCGCCGCGGCTCGTAGTCCCACCACGCGCTCACGCGCTGGCGCTCCAGATACTGGTTGTTGTGGACGAAGTCGTTGAAGAGGACGAAGGACGACTCCGCCGCGCTGCGCGCGTCGATGAAGCTGTCCCGCTCGAACGTCTCCACTGCCAGGCGGAAAAGGTGGCGGTCCATGCGGTGCTCCGCCTTGAAGAGCAGGGAAAGGGAGTCGAAGTCCGCGGGGTTCGGCGCGATGTTGCCGTTGTTCCCATTCTCATGGCCCTCCCGCCACGAGCCCATCAGCATGAAAGCGGTGTCCCCCTTGCGGACAGCTCCTCCCGCCAGCAGGGAGTAGCTTTCATTCACGGAATAGTATTGCGACCGGAGCAGGGCGCCGTAGTCGCGTTCCTTCAGGAAATGCTCCGGATCCGGCGTGGTGAAGGAGACCACGCCCCCCAGCGCGTCACTGCCGTAGAGGGCACTGGCACCGCCTTTCAACACCTCCACCGCGTCGAACATGGCGGGGTCGAAGTAATCGCGGCCGACGCCGCCCGCACCATCATCACTCCCCATGTCAAAGGAGGTGGAGACATACTGAGGCGGCTGGCGCACGCCATCCAGCTCCATGGTGATGCGGTTGCCCTCCATCCCGCGGATGTTGATGGAGCCGTAGCCGCTCTGGCCATAGGCATACGCGCCATCCCCGCTGGCGAAGTCGAAAGGCAGGGAAACGGTGGGATCATACTTGGCGAACCCTGCCAGATCGTAGGTCCCCTCCTCCAGCATCTGGTTGTAGTCCCTCCGCAGGACAGTCCCTGCGGAGTCGATCCACGTCCTGCCGATGCGGTTGCCCACGACGATGATTTCCCCGAGCTCCTCCTCGCCACGCGAAAAGGTAGCCCCGAGAAGACCGGACGCGATGAACGCGCCTATCGTTTTTGCATTCATCACGTCCGGAACACGCTTTTGCAACCCAGGAAATTCAGCGGCGGCGGCGGATGAGGAGCGCCGCCATACCCAGACTCAGCAGGCCTGTGGATGGTTCCGGAACGACCTGCACGAAGCTCCCGCCGATGTCGATGCGTGCCTCCACCGTGGATGAGTGGACGATGATGGGAGCGTCGATGCGGACGGATTTCACATCCTCCGTGACCCCGGAAAGGTCCCATTGGTAGGTGAAGCTGTTGAGATCCCCGCTGAAACCTCCAACCGTGATGTCCGTGGCGGAAGCGAGGATACCCGTGTAGGTCGCCTGGATCTTGCCGAGCAAGTTGTCCGCCGCATCATAGTAGGACAACCAGGGGCCACCCAGGGTGATGGATGGTGCGGCTCCGAGCGAAGGATCATCCGGCGTCGCACCGACGATCGCGTTTCCATCCCAGTTCAGGTTCACGTCCATTGAGAAATCCGGGTTCGCCATGGACACCCGTTGGAACACGACGTTCTGGATGTCGCTCAGGGTCGTCGCCTGGGTGGTCGCCGTGAGGCCGAAGCTACCCATGAAGGAATAGTAGCCCGCACTGGCACGGTAGCCCGGCGAAACGGGGGCGATGGTTCCCACACCGGCCGCGGGGGTGCCCGCCGCATTGCCGCTGCTGAGGCCCCGGTTCGGTCCGGTGCCCTCGAAGTATTCCCAATAAACGCTTTCCTGGCCGCTTCCCAGGGACGGAGCCTGGATGAGCAGCGCTGCGTGGGCGGAGGATGCGGCGGCGATGGCGCCGATCACTGACAATCGTATGGAGGTCATGGTCATTTGCTTCACGGCCCGACTCTTCCCTTTCCCCGGCGTCTCCGCTCCCGCCGCGTTGTCAATTCATCGCGCCCGGGTGCACTGCGCGGATGTTAATGACAATTCATCGTCATCCTCTGACAACCCACCGCGAGCGCTTCCGGCATCCCCGCCTAGGTTGGTTGCCTGAAACCGCACTCCTTGATGAAGTTACCCGCCCATGCTCAGATCCTCCACGGCCTGCTGGCGCGTGATGGGGCGACGGTGATCGGCATCGACACCGACTCGGGCCAGCCTTTGGACTGGGGGGGCATGCTCCTGCCAGGCTACGCCCACCTCATCCTGAATCTGGATGGTTACGGCGTGGTCTTGGGTGACAATATCCGCCTCAGTATTTTTCCCGGCATGACAGCCATCTGCCGCATTCCGACTGCTGGCGGCATCTATGCCAGCCGCCTGCCGGGCAGCGGCCGCCATCGCTGCGTGGTGCTGACGGTTTCCGACCGCTGGCTGGCGGACAAGTTCGGCGGACTGCTGGCGTCCCTTCATCCCCTGTTCGGGGATGCGGATGCCGTTCCTGAGCAGATCGGCCTCACCCGCTCCATGTCCCTCGCTGAAAAGGATCTCTGTGAGGCGATGCTGGCTCCTCCCGTCACCCGTCCGCTGAGGCCGATGTGGTTCCGTGCGAAGCTTGTTGAATGCTTCAGCCTTTTCGGAGGGGTGGAACACCCTTCCACCACCAGAAAGCAGGACAGCATCAGCCTGCGCGTGGACAAGGCGGTGCTATGGCTGCGGGAACATTTCGATGAGGAACTGGATCTCAAGGAACTCTCCGTCCATGTGGGTTGCGCCCCCCACTATCTGAGCCGGCTTTTCAGGAGCCACACGGGAAAAACACTGACCCAAAAACTCCGTCAGATCCGTATCGACCACGCGGCGGACCTCCTCCAGAATGGCACCCACAACGTGACGGAAGCCGCGCTGGAAGTCGGCTACAGCAGCATCAGCCACTTCACCAAGGCCTTCCTCCTCGAAAAAGGCATCCTTCCCTCCCTCTACCGGCATAACTGATCCCATGACCAAATTCCGCCCGTGCATCGACCTTCACCATGGCCAAGTGAAACAAATCGTCGGAGGGACGTTGCGGGACGATGGTGAGGGGCCGAGCGAGAATTTCGTGTCGGAGAAGCCATCCGGCTGGTTCGCGGCCCGCTTCCGCGACGACGATCTGAAGGGCGGGCACGTGATCAAACTGGGACCGGGTAACGATGCCGCCGCCAGGGAGGCCTTGTCCGCGTGGCCGGGCGGCCTCCAGATCGGCGGTGGGATCACTCCCGGAAACGCCCGCGAGTGGCTGGAAGCGGGTGCCAGCCATGTGATCGTGACTTCGGCGTTGTTTGATGGGGCTGGGAAATTCCTCCCCGATGTCCTGGAAATGTTCGTGAAAGAGGTCGGCGAGGAGCGGTTGGTCATCGATCTATCCTGCCGGAGATCCGCCGATGGTTGGACAGTGGCGATGAACCGCTGGCAGACTCCCACCGAAATGGTGGTGGACCACGCCACTTTGGACCGTCTGGCTCCCCATTGCGCTGAATTTTTGATCCATGCGGCGGATGTCGAAGGGCTCTGCCGGGGCATCGACGTGGATCTGGTCTCCCTGTTGGGTGGCTGGGGGAAACTCCCGATGACCTATGCGGGCGGAGCCGCCTCCATGGCCGATGTGGAGCTGATGGAGTGGGCCGGCCAGGGCGTGGTTGACATCACGGTGGGCAGCGCGCTGGACATTTTCGGGGGGAGCGGCGTGACCTATGGGGAGCTTGTGGAATGGAACCGCCGGACCGCATGATGGGAAAGCGGTTGCAGGGTCCGCCCGGCTCGTCATACCCTTGGCCCGTGCCCGAATTGGAAATGAAGCCCTTTGACGACGGACCGATGATCGACCGTGACTTTCTGAGGTCCGTATTCCGTTCGATGCTCCGGGGAAGAATCCTCGAAAACAAGCTCTCCTCCCTCTACAAAGCGGGGAAAATCGTCGGTGGAGTCTACCTCGGCCGCGGCCAGGAAGCTGTGAGTGCCAGCCTCGGCACCGCCCTGATCCAGGGACGGGACGTTTTCGCACCGCTCATCCGGGACCAAGCGGGACGGACTGCCTTCGGCGAACCGCTGATCGACTGCACCCGCACCTACCTCGGCTCCGTCGAGGGTCCCATGCGCGGACGGGACGGCAACATCCACCGCGGACGGCCGGACAAGGGCATGCCGGCGATGATTTCACATCTGGGTGCCCAGGTCCCGCTGGTGGCGGGCATGCTTTTCGCCAAGCGGCTGAAAGGCCAGCTCAACGGCGTGGTCGGCGCGACCTGCATCGGCGACGGAGCGACCTCCACCGGTGCCTTCCACGAAGGGGTGAATCTCGCCGCCATCGAAGGACTGCCGATGGTGGTGGTGGTGGCCAACAACCAGTTCGCCTACTCCACCCCCAACACCCGCCAGTTCGCCTGCCGGGATCTGGTGGAACGCGCCCGCGGTTACGGCATCGGCGGTTATTCCGTCGATGGCACGGACCTCCTGGCCTGTGCCTCCGTGATTTCAGAAGCCGTTCGCAAGGCCCGCCAGGGGGGCGGCCCGCAGATGGTGGTCGCCCACCTGCTGCGCCTGTCCGGCCACGGTGAGCATGATGACGGTTCCTACGTCCCGTCCGACATCAAGGGCGGCCACTATGGCCGTGACTGCATCGAGGTGGCCATGCGCCAGCTCGTGGAGCACCAGTTCGCCACCGTGGATGAAATCCTCGCCTGGCAGGACGATGTGGCGGAAGAGGTGCAGCGCGCCGTCGCCCAGGCCCAGCAGGAAGACACCCCGGATCCCTACAAGGAGAACTGGACCGCCCTTTCCACCCGCTTTCCCCTTTCCGCCCAGTGAGTGTGACCTATATCGACGCCATCCGCGAAGCCCAGGAAAAGCTCCTGCGCGAAGATGACCGTGTTTTCCTCTACGGCCAGGACATCGCCACTTTCGGTGGAGCGTTCAAGGCGACCAAGGGACTCGCAGAAGCCTTTCCGAACCGGGTGTTCGACGCCCCTATCTCGGAAGACGCCATGATCGGCATGGCCGTGGGCGCCGCCATCGAAGGCATGCGCCCCATCGTGGAGATGCAGTTCGCGGATTTC comes from the Luteolibacter sp. SL250 genome and includes:
- a CDS encoding DNRLRE domain-containing protein, which produces MKRIIALLLAAATTAIAETITLTPVQDSDVYSYPGDGNPTSTTFSLGVSSTPPHHSTLHSQKSLIQFDLSSLPFPASEIGSAVLSLFVLPPDPRYGSLYPGDVHVHRQAVAWAVTATTPKWPTFQSADHLGSFPVLESSTNQWMQYDITPTTVGWASGSYPNHGIFLAPLTDRMTPSLNVTFASMWVEGYRPQLVITRRTANPQLSIRTNGGALALTWPVAGSEGWTLERADNPGGPWTSHTATAGENGGFWEIHGTTGAGPEFFRLAKY
- a CDS encoding TonB-dependent hemoglobin/transferrin/lactoferrin family receptor; this encodes MNAKTIGAFIASGLLGATFSRGEEELGEIIVVGNRIGRTWIDSAGTVLRRDYNQMLEEGTYDLAGFAKYDPTVSLPFDFASGDGAYAYGQSGYGSINIRGMEGNRITMELDGVRQPPQYVSTSFDMGSDDGAGGVGRDYFDPAMFDAVEVLKGGASALYGSDALGGVVSFTTPDPEHFLKERDYGALLRSQYYSVNESYSLLAGGAVRKGDTAFMLMGSWREGHENGNNGNIAPNPADFDSLSLLFKAEHRMDRHLFRLAVETFERDSFIDARSAAESSFVLFNDFVHNNQYLERQRVSAWWDYEPRRWLDEVKVHGYWQQSSSTSDSRSASKPIVIGGVPIPGTSITRQQSIEFDTDVLGLTTTAMKELGQGGRVVQQLLMGIDLSFEENENRFFRINNNLPSDRVSFSPTETLRAGVFVQDEFRIGDQWSFTPGVRFDWQSIKPRPSQGYLDRLNSLGNYGYAPPEDYDNLAISPRLTVSWKPRETVQWYATYAHGVRNPTAEELSMVFDHPPDGSNPAGSMTLPNSKLKEEKSDAFEIGVKTDSDVGRFQASAFHTRYDDFIENGHRTGDLTDDGRDILTTVNRGRADIYGFELGGLWNLGQWWSQAEGWQVGLSTGKSVGINRSDSTWLNTVEPWKSVASIGYDDPAGRFGARLTGVYTDEVTRVDDNTNQGDFYRPPAWFTLDLSAYWRPADTVIIHAGLNNIFDEKYWSWGSVRRGGGHLGGNSVSERSTAPGRNFSISLTKTF
- a CDS encoding PEP-CTERM sorting domain-containing protein, translated to MTSIRLSVIGAIAAASSAHAALLIQAPSLGSGQESVYWEYFEGTGPNRGLSSGNAAGTPAAGVGTIAPVSPGYRASAGYYSFMGSFGLTATTQATTLSDIQNVVFQRVSMANPDFSMDVNLNWDGNAIVGATPDDPSLGAAPSITLGGPWLSYYDAADNLLGKIQATYTGILASATDITVGGFSGDLNSFTYQWDLSGVTEDVKSVRIDAPIIVHSSTVEARIDIGGSFVQVVPEPSTGLLSLGMAALLIRRRR
- a CDS encoding AraC family transcriptional regulator, which translates into the protein MKLPAHAQILHGLLARDGATVIGIDTDSGQPLDWGGMLLPGYAHLILNLDGYGVVLGDNIRLSIFPGMTAICRIPTAGGIYASRLPGSGRHRCVVLTVSDRWLADKFGGLLASLHPLFGDADAVPEQIGLTRSMSLAEKDLCEAMLAPPVTRPLRPMWFRAKLVECFSLFGGVEHPSTTRKQDSISLRVDKAVLWLREHFDEELDLKELSVHVGCAPHYLSRLFRSHTGKTLTQKLRQIRIDHAADLLQNGTHNVTEAALEVGYSSISHFTKAFLLEKGILPSLYRHN
- the hisA gene encoding phosphoribosylformimino-5-aminoimidazole carboxamide ribotide isomerase, with the protein product MTKFRPCIDLHHGQVKQIVGGTLRDDGEGPSENFVSEKPSGWFAARFRDDDLKGGHVIKLGPGNDAAAREALSAWPGGLQIGGGITPGNAREWLEAGASHVIVTSALFDGAGKFLPDVLEMFVKEVGEERLVIDLSCRRSADGWTVAMNRWQTPTEMVVDHATLDRLAPHCAEFLIHAADVEGLCRGIDVDLVSLLGGWGKLPMTYAGGAASMADVELMEWAGQGVVDITVGSALDIFGGSGVTYGELVEWNRRTA
- a CDS encoding thiamine pyrophosphate-dependent dehydrogenase E1 component subunit alpha produces the protein MPELEMKPFDDGPMIDRDFLRSVFRSMLRGRILENKLSSLYKAGKIVGGVYLGRGQEAVSASLGTALIQGRDVFAPLIRDQAGRTAFGEPLIDCTRTYLGSVEGPMRGRDGNIHRGRPDKGMPAMISHLGAQVPLVAGMLFAKRLKGQLNGVVGATCIGDGATSTGAFHEGVNLAAIEGLPMVVVVANNQFAYSTPNTRQFACRDLVERARGYGIGGYSVDGTDLLACASVISEAVRKARQGGGPQMVVAHLLRLSGHGEHDDGSYVPSDIKGGHYGRDCIEVAMRQLVEHQFATVDEILAWQDDVAEEVQRAVAQAQQEDTPDPYKENWTALSTRFPLSAQ